A window of Hymenobacter aerilatus contains these coding sequences:
- a CDS encoding xanthine dehydrogenase family protein molybdopterin-binding subunit, whose protein sequence is MPTSRRHFLQTAGCLTIGFSLLGPTWSEAATSAADELPGSLGDYPRIDSWLEVLADGRVRVLTGKIELGQGIRIAVAQMAAEELSLPLNRVEVVLAETGRTPNEGYTAGSGSIENSATAVRYAAAAARQKLLTLAATQLQARVFQLKMQNGVITASNGQTRTFAQLLNGQQLTDEVRLPVALKPKTEYQYVGKAVPRPEIERMVRAQEYYVQDLRFPGMLHARVLRPLNYDSKLVQLDEKELKRAVPGLAKVVVNGSFVGLLAEREYDAKLAQDWGKLHVRWSEGRALPAGQPLQDYLRTLPNTPKRVQDKGTPTNAPTLRASYYKPYLMHGSIGPSCAVARYDDAQRRLEVWTHSQGVYPLREALADMLQLSKDNIHVKGVPGSGCYGHNGADDVAADAALLAVAAPGRHVRVQWAREDEHCWEPYGSAMVLDLSARLDPATGRLTHWHQQVWTDTHSNRPGGKAEKLLPAQYLAQPRRPADEGATEPSGGGYRNADPLYAIPNLRVDAYFFQGPLRVSALRALGAYGNVFAIESFMDELAEKAGLDAWDFRLRNLQDKRAIAVVERARTIARQQQTGENEGVGFAFAQYKNKAAYVAVVAKVSIHEEGTPYRPRLWAVIDAGEVINLDGLKNQTEGGMIQAASWTLLEEVKFDRHQVRSRHWEAYPIFHFDEIPYVDVTVIDRPAEPPLGAGEAAQGPTAAALANAVYRATGKRVRELPLRPEKLTREA, encoded by the coding sequence ATGCCTACCTCTCGTCGCCACTTCCTCCAAACCGCCGGCTGCCTCACCATCGGCTTTTCCTTGCTTGGGCCGACTTGGTCGGAAGCCGCTACCAGCGCCGCCGACGAGCTTCCCGGCAGCCTCGGCGACTACCCCCGCATCGACTCCTGGCTGGAGGTACTGGCCGATGGCCGCGTGCGGGTGCTCACAGGCAAGATAGAGTTGGGCCAGGGCATTCGGATAGCAGTGGCGCAAATGGCCGCGGAGGAGCTAAGCCTACCCCTAAACCGTGTGGAGGTGGTGCTGGCCGAAACCGGCCGTACGCCCAACGAGGGCTACACCGCCGGCAGCGGCTCCATAGAAAACAGCGCTACGGCCGTGCGCTACGCCGCCGCCGCCGCTCGCCAGAAACTATTGACGCTGGCGGCCACGCAGCTACAAGCGCGGGTGTTTCAGCTGAAAATGCAAAATGGCGTCATTACGGCGTCCAACGGCCAAACGCGCACCTTCGCCCAGCTTCTCAACGGCCAGCAGCTTACCGATGAAGTGCGCCTGCCTGTAGCTCTCAAGCCCAAAACGGAGTACCAATATGTGGGCAAAGCTGTGCCGCGCCCAGAAATAGAGCGCATGGTGCGTGCGCAGGAATACTATGTGCAGGATTTGCGCTTTCCGGGAATGCTGCACGCCCGCGTGTTGCGGCCCCTCAACTACGACTCTAAGCTGGTGCAGCTGGACGAGAAAGAGCTAAAGCGCGCTGTGCCCGGCCTGGCAAAAGTGGTGGTGAACGGCAGCTTTGTGGGCCTGCTGGCCGAGCGCGAGTACGACGCCAAGTTGGCCCAGGACTGGGGCAAGCTGCACGTGCGCTGGTCGGAGGGTAGGGCGCTGCCGGCCGGGCAGCCGCTGCAAGACTATCTCCGCACCTTGCCCAACACCCCCAAGCGCGTGCAGGATAAAGGCACGCCTACTAACGCCCCTACCCTGCGCGCCAGCTACTACAAGCCCTACCTCATGCACGGCTCCATCGGGCCAAGCTGCGCCGTGGCCCGCTACGACGACGCCCAGCGCCGCCTGGAGGTATGGACGCACAGCCAGGGCGTGTATCCTCTGCGCGAAGCCCTGGCCGATATGTTGCAGTTGTCTAAAGACAACATCCACGTGAAGGGCGTGCCCGGCTCAGGCTGCTACGGCCACAACGGCGCCGACGATGTGGCCGCCGACGCGGCCCTACTAGCTGTGGCCGCACCCGGCCGCCACGTGCGCGTGCAGTGGGCCCGCGAAGACGAGCACTGTTGGGAGCCCTACGGCTCGGCCATGGTGCTGGACCTCTCCGCCCGCCTCGACCCCGCCACCGGCCGCCTCACGCACTGGCACCAGCAAGTCTGGACCGATACGCACAGCAACCGCCCCGGCGGCAAGGCCGAGAAGCTCTTACCCGCCCAGTATTTAGCCCAGCCGCGCCGCCCGGCCGACGAAGGCGCCACCGAGCCCAGCGGCGGTGGCTACCGCAATGCTGACCCGCTCTACGCCATTCCCAACCTGCGCGTAGACGCGTATTTCTTTCAAGGGCCGCTGCGCGTATCGGCCCTGCGCGCCCTGGGTGCCTACGGCAATGTGTTTGCCATTGAGTCGTTTATGGACGAGCTGGCCGAAAAGGCCGGCCTCGACGCCTGGGACTTTCGGTTGCGCAACTTGCAAGATAAGCGTGCTATTGCCGTGGTAGAGCGTGCCCGCACCATTGCACGCCAGCAGCAAACTGGTGAAAACGAAGGGGTAGGCTTTGCCTTTGCACAGTACAAAAATAAGGCGGCCTACGTGGCGGTAGTGGCCAAGGTCAGCATCCACGAGGAGGGCACGCCCTACCGTCCACGCCTGTGGGCTGTGATTGACGCGGGCGAAGTCATCAACCTCGACGGCCTGAAAAACCAGACCGAAGGCGGCATGATTCAGGCAGCCAGCTGGACGCTACTGGAGGAAGTGAAGTTCGACCGGCACCAGGTGCGCAGCCGCCACTGGGAGGCTTACCCTATCTTTCACTTCGATGAGATTCCGTACGTGGATGTGACGGTAATCGACCGCCCTGCTGAGCCGCCATTGGGCGCCGGCGAGGCGGCACAGGGTCCTACGGCCGCCGCGTTGGCCAACGCTGTGTATCGCGCCACTGGAAAACGCGTGCGCGAATTGCCCCTGCGACCCGAAAAACTAACGCGCGAAGCGTAA
- a CDS encoding (2Fe-2S)-binding protein, with protein sequence MEADITLLVNGRQHTVRVDPATPLLYVLRDQLQLNGPKFGCGLMQCGACMVLLDDVAWPSCQLPVHDVTGGIRITTLEGLAKPDGTLHPVQQAFVDEQAAQCGFCLNGMVMSTVATLQQYPKADEETIRNGMLRVLCRCCVQHRAIRAAQKVVAANKKS encoded by the coding sequence ATGGAAGCCGATATTACCCTTCTCGTCAACGGCCGGCAGCACACGGTGCGCGTCGATCCGGCCACGCCCCTGCTCTACGTGCTGCGCGACCAGCTCCAGCTCAACGGCCCTAAGTTTGGCTGCGGGCTGATGCAATGCGGCGCCTGCATGGTACTGCTCGACGACGTGGCCTGGCCTAGCTGCCAGCTCCCCGTGCACGACGTAACGGGCGGCATCCGCATCACTACCCTCGAAGGCTTAGCCAAACCTGATGGAACTCTGCACCCCGTGCAGCAGGCCTTTGTAGACGAGCAAGCCGCGCAGTGCGGCTTCTGCCTAAACGGCATGGTAATGTCGACGGTGGCGACCCTGCAACAGTACCCGAAGGCCGACGAAGAAACCATTCGCAACGGCATGTTGCGCGTGCTGTGCCGCTGCTGCGTGCAGCACCGCGCCATCCGGGCCGCGCAGAAGGTAGTAGCGGCGAATAAAAAGTCTTGA
- a CDS encoding vitamin K epoxide reductase family protein, with the protein MNPTQLSHELRNGQSPDLKRRRWIIGLSLVTVAAGQIVTLYQTGIIKHLPDPPLDVFDSDKVDASDYGYKRLDTPDAAPMMITGALTATLAAAGGMERATTTPWLPVAMGVKTVVDVVTNLTLAREEWKENKALCFYCQASSVAALAALALAMPETVKAAKNLFGSKKTA; encoded by the coding sequence ATGAATCCTACCCAACTCAGCCACGAGCTGCGCAACGGCCAAAGCCCCGACCTAAAGCGCCGGCGCTGGATCATTGGCCTGTCGCTGGTGACAGTGGCCGCCGGCCAGATCGTTACGCTGTACCAGACCGGCATCATCAAGCACCTACCCGATCCGCCACTGGATGTTTTCGACTCCGATAAAGTGGACGCTTCCGACTACGGCTACAAGCGCCTCGACACGCCCGACGCGGCGCCCATGATGATAACCGGCGCCCTCACGGCTACCCTAGCTGCGGCCGGGGGCATGGAACGGGCCACTACCACCCCCTGGCTACCCGTAGCTATGGGCGTGAAAACGGTGGTTGACGTGGTAACCAACCTGACCCTGGCGCGGGAAGAATGGAAGGAAAACAAAGCCTTGTGTTTCTATTGCCAAGCTTCATCGGTGGCGGCTTTAGCTGCTCTAGCACTGGCGATGCCGGAAACAGTGAAGGCAGCGAAGAATCTGTTTGGTAGTAAGAAAACGGCGTAA
- a CDS encoding TCR/Tet family MFS transporter, with product MVAPTPTHRPAALGFIFVTLLLDVVGIGIIIPVMPKLIEQLSHGTLSDAARIGGWMTFAYSAMQFLFAPVLGNLSDRYGRRPVLLFSLFGFGLDYLFLAFAPSLMWLFVGRIISGITGASFTTASAYIADVSPPEKRAQNFGLVGAAFGLGFILGPALGGELVHFGARVPFLAAAGLSLLNWLYGYFVLPESLAPEGRRPFELRRANPVGSLLSLQRYPVIAGLIISLICIYLASHATQSTWPYYNMLKFGWTEQLVGRSLSFIGLLTAIVQAGLIRVVNPWLGNKRSVYTGFILYVVGFICFAFASQSWMMFAAMVPYCLGGIAGPALQGIISGQVPDNQQGELQGGLTSLVSATAIVGPPFMTNLFSYFTSDKAPVLFPGAPFLAGAVLIVISVLLAARSLSTYVQPTHEPAPETVVGH from the coding sequence ATGGTTGCCCCTACCCCTACCCACCGCCCGGCCGCGTTGGGCTTCATCTTCGTGACGCTGCTGCTCGATGTGGTGGGCATTGGCATTATCATTCCCGTGATGCCGAAGCTGATTGAACAGCTCAGCCACGGCACCCTGAGCGACGCGGCGCGCATCGGCGGCTGGATGACGTTTGCCTACTCGGCCATGCAGTTTCTGTTTGCGCCAGTATTGGGCAACCTCTCCGACCGCTACGGACGGCGGCCGGTGCTGCTGTTCTCGCTCTTTGGTTTTGGCCTCGATTACCTGTTTCTGGCCTTTGCACCCAGCCTTATGTGGTTGTTTGTAGGGCGCATTATTTCGGGCATCACGGGGGCCAGCTTCACCACGGCCTCGGCCTATATTGCCGACGTGAGTCCACCTGAAAAGCGGGCGCAGAATTTTGGCTTGGTAGGCGCGGCGTTTGGATTGGGCTTTATCCTAGGCCCAGCTCTCGGAGGCGAGTTGGTGCATTTTGGAGCCCGCGTGCCGTTTCTGGCGGCGGCGGGTTTGTCGCTGCTTAACTGGCTCTACGGATACTTTGTCCTACCCGAATCACTGGCGCCGGAAGGTCGCCGGCCGTTTGAGCTACGCCGAGCAAACCCCGTGGGGTCCTTGCTCAGCCTGCAACGCTACCCCGTTATTGCGGGCCTCATTATCTCGCTGATCTGCATTTATCTCGCTAGCCACGCTACACAAAGCACTTGGCCGTATTACAACATGCTAAAGTTTGGCTGGACGGAACAGTTGGTAGGACGTTCCCTGAGCTTTATCGGCTTGCTTACAGCCATTGTGCAAGCAGGTTTGATTCGGGTGGTAAATCCGTGGCTAGGCAATAAACGTTCTGTATATACTGGTTTTATTCTATATGTAGTTGGGTTTATATGCTTTGCCTTTGCCAGCCAGAGTTGGATGATGTTTGCGGCAATGGTGCCCTACTGCTTGGGTGGTATTGCGGGGCCAGCCTTACAAGGCATTATTTCCGGTCAAGTGCCGGATAATCAGCAAGGGGAATTACAAGGTGGCCTCACGAGTTTGGTTAGCGCCACCGCCATTGTTGGACCGCCGTTCATGACCAATCTATTTTCCTATTTTACTAGTGATAAAGCGCCTGTTCTTTTCCCTGGCGCCCCCTTTTTAGCTGGCGCCGTTTTGATTGTAATCAGCGTACTATTAGCCGCCCGCTCATTGTCAACTTATGTACAGCCTACCCACGAGCCGGCACCCGAAACGGTAGTAGGTCACTAG